Proteins encoded within one genomic window of Acidovorax sp. 107:
- a CDS encoding RluA family pseudouridine synthase has product MTLPEPLADGVQALYEDDDLLVLCKPSGLLCVPGRGPDKQDCLSARAQLRWPGALIVHRLDQATSGLVLMARHIDAQRRLGHAFAERLVHKRYQAVVQGLLGTAGGDWSEIDLPIAADWERRPLRVIDHGVGKPSLTRWRALAHDAAAQTTRLELEPLTGRTHQLRVHLAAIGHAILGDALYADAATQAQAPRLLLHASHLAFTHPSTGEQVALEWAADF; this is encoded by the coding sequence ATGACCCTGCCTGAGCCCTTGGCAGATGGCGTACAGGCGTTGTACGAAGACGACGACCTGCTGGTGCTGTGCAAGCCCTCAGGCCTGCTGTGTGTGCCCGGCCGGGGGCCCGACAAGCAGGATTGCCTGAGCGCCCGCGCACAGCTGCGCTGGCCCGGCGCGCTCATCGTGCACCGGCTGGACCAGGCGACCTCGGGCCTGGTGCTCATGGCACGCCACATCGACGCGCAGCGCCGCCTGGGCCACGCGTTTGCCGAGCGCCTGGTGCACAAGCGCTACCAGGCGGTGGTGCAAGGGCTGCTGGGCACAGCGGGCGGCGACTGGAGCGAGATCGACCTGCCCATTGCCGCCGACTGGGAGCGCCGCCCGCTGCGCGTCATCGACCACGGCGTGGGCAAACCCAGCCTGACCCGCTGGCGCGCACTGGCGCACGACGCGGCGGCACAGACCACCCGCCTTGAACTGGAGCCCCTGACCGGCCGCACCCACCAGCTGCGCGTGCACCTGGCCGCCATCGGCCACGCCATCCTGGGCGACGCGCTGTATGCCGATGCCGCCACGCAGGCACAAGCCCCGCGCCTGCTGCTGCATGCCAGCCACCTGGCCTTTACGCACCCCAGCACGGGGGAGCAGGTAGCGCTGGAGTGGGCAGCCGATTTTTAG
- a CDS encoding MFS transporter, protein MRPDTSPRPAHPPGAGPATPPADPRAALLQDPNFRWMIGGSALSMLGDQFTLIALPWLVLQMTGDTLVLGTVLALISVPRALFILIGGALVDRHSPKQVLMITKYVNLVLLAALAGLVFAGTLSLWMVYALSLGIGLATAFSIPAGTAMMPSVVARPQLQAANGISLGLRQLTMFLGPLLAGLLIALFGAGGAGHTAADAPAHANATGIGMAFALDALSFAVSAWTLSKVQPLAGLAGLSAPTAAPQAVLASVAQGLGHFWRDSELRTCFLYWSAIALFIMGPIHIAIPVLASSSPQLGAAAFGIIVGAHGAGTLLGMVVSGMVPRLRFGSLGMTILAFDAIIGALFMPLGLITAVWQGAVLMLVIGLLGGFMQVSVFTWIQHRVPPALLGRAMSLFMFIFMGLAPISAAVTGWVMKSITLTQLFAASGGTLVVLAALAFVLTPMRRVTDAAPATR, encoded by the coding sequence ATGCGACCTGATACCTCACCCCGTCCTGCCCACCCACCCGGCGCAGGCCCCGCAACCCCGCCCGCAGACCCGCGCGCCGCGTTGCTGCAGGACCCCAACTTCCGCTGGATGATTGGCGGCTCGGCCCTGTCCATGCTAGGCGACCAGTTCACGCTGATCGCGCTGCCCTGGCTGGTGCTGCAGATGACGGGCGACACGCTGGTGCTGGGCACCGTACTCGCTCTCATCAGCGTACCGCGTGCGCTGTTCATCCTGATTGGCGGCGCGCTGGTGGACCGCCATTCGCCCAAGCAGGTGCTGATGATCACCAAATACGTCAACCTGGTGCTGCTGGCCGCGCTAGCGGGGCTGGTGTTTGCGGGCACGCTGTCGCTGTGGATGGTGTACGCGCTGTCGCTGGGCATTGGGCTGGCCACGGCTTTCAGCATTCCGGCCGGCACGGCCATGATGCCGTCGGTGGTGGCGCGCCCTCAGCTGCAGGCCGCCAACGGCATCAGCCTGGGCCTGCGGCAGCTGACGATGTTCCTGGGGCCCTTGCTGGCGGGCCTGCTGATTGCCCTGTTTGGTGCCGGTGGTGCGGGCCACACCGCAGCGGATGCGCCCGCACATGCCAACGCCACCGGTATCGGCATGGCCTTTGCGCTGGATGCGCTGAGCTTCGCCGTGTCGGCCTGGACGCTGTCCAAGGTCCAGCCTCTGGCAGGCCTTGCGGGCCTTTCCGCCCCCACAGCCGCGCCGCAGGCAGTGCTCGCCTCGGTGGCACAAGGCCTGGGTCACTTCTGGCGCGACAGCGAGTTGCGCACCTGCTTTTTGTACTGGAGCGCGATTGCCCTGTTCATCATGGGCCCCATCCACATCGCCATTCCGGTGCTGGCCAGCAGCAGCCCGCAGCTGGGTGCCGCTGCCTTCGGCATCATCGTGGGCGCCCATGGTGCGGGCACGTTGCTGGGTATGGTGGTATCGGGCATGGTGCCCCGGCTGCGGTTTGGCAGCCTGGGCATGACCATCCTGGCGTTCGACGCCATCATTGGCGCGCTGTTCATGCCGCTGGGCCTGATCACCGCTGTGTGGCAGGGCGCGGTGCTGATGCTGGTTATCGGTCTGCTCGGCGGATTCATGCAGGTGAGCGTGTTCACCTGGATCCAGCACCGGGTCCCGCCCGCCCTGCTGGGCCGCGCGATGAGCCTGTTCATGTTCATCTTCATGGGCCTGGCGCCCATCTCGGCCGCCGTCACCGGCTGGGTGATGAAGAGCATCACGCTCACGCAGCTGTTTGCGGCCAGCGGCGGAACGCTGGTGGTGCTGGCGGCACTCGCCTTCGTGCTCACCCCCATGCGCCGCGTGACGGATGCAGCGCCCGCCACACGCTGA
- a CDS encoding SDR family NAD(P)-dependent oxidoreductase — MPQNHLYILTGASRGMGLAMAQQLLRSGNTLICIARSANNDLAAEARAAGVTIEQWQQDLSQGEQAAHKLQAWLQAQGPQAFASATLINNAGMIPRIAPLSASDVDDLATALRVGLEAPMQLTAAFLGATDTWTVPRKVLNISSGLGRRAMASQAAYCAAKAGMDHFTRCVALDEAIKPHGAKVCSLAPGVIDTDMQVQLRGADPAAFPDRQNFANLKTGGQLTSPAEAATRVLAWLERADFGTNPVADVREA, encoded by the coding sequence ATGCCTCAAAACCACCTCTACATCCTCACCGGCGCATCGCGCGGCATGGGCCTGGCCATGGCCCAGCAGCTTTTGCGCAGCGGCAACACCTTGATCTGCATTGCGCGCAGTGCCAACAACGACCTGGCCGCCGAGGCCCGGGCCGCGGGCGTCACCATCGAACAGTGGCAGCAAGACCTGTCGCAGGGCGAGCAGGCGGCCCACAAGCTGCAAGCCTGGCTGCAGGCCCAGGGCCCTCAGGCGTTTGCCAGCGCCACCCTCATCAACAACGCAGGCATGATCCCGCGCATCGCTCCGCTGTCAGCCAGCGACGTGGACGACCTGGCCACCGCCCTGCGCGTCGGGCTGGAGGCGCCCATGCAGCTCACCGCCGCCTTCCTGGGCGCGACGGACACCTGGACGGTGCCGCGCAAGGTGCTCAACATCTCGTCGGGCCTGGGCCGCCGGGCCATGGCCTCGCAGGCCGCCTACTGCGCCGCCAAGGCGGGCATGGACCATTTCACGCGCTGCGTGGCGCTGGACGAGGCCATCAAGCCCCATGGGGCCAAGGTATGCTCGCTGGCTCCCGGTGTGATCGACACCGACATGCAGGTCCAGCTGCGCGGCGCCGACCCGGCCGCCTTCCCGGACCGCCAGAATTTCGCCAACCTCAAGACGGGTGGCCAGCTCACATCGCCTGCCGAGGCCGCCACCCGCGTGCTCGCCTGGCTGGAGCGCGCAGACTTCGGCACCAACCCGGTGGCCGACGTGCGCGAGGCGTGA
- a CDS encoding acyltransferase family protein, whose translation MNGSTPSSSPSAPTRRLHALDNLRATMMWLGIVLHVSVIYMSRPSPLPWHDDQSSPLADLLVALIHAFRMPLFFILAGFFVAALVQRHGLAGMVRNRLRRLGLPFALFWPPLFVACALLGLMFLHRMAYGTWGVDRSLLPRGPNVPQGPATMHLWFLWMLLWLALLTPLAWMAVRALPAGMQQALQRGALWLGGTPTGLLVLTLPLAWIGAGYDHGIVTPSGSFLPPLAEWIHNGLFYGFGLCLYVHRKTLMARYERHWPTLAGLGLVGFLLTALLSEVLAQPEASAFALVMVTGAFTDLLAAPVSAMRHLQFWMALAYNSASWLWSFALIGLFLRHVGQPRAWLAYLADSSYWVYLVHLPLTIGLGALLYGLPVPALAKMLINVLATTALCLASYHLFVRFTAVGRLLTGRTHTRHSLGDLVHAT comes from the coding sequence ATGAACGGATCGACACCCTCCTCCAGCCCCTCAGCCCCCACCCGGCGGCTGCACGCGCTGGACAACTTGCGCGCCACCATGATGTGGCTGGGCATCGTGCTGCATGTCTCGGTCATCTACATGAGCCGGCCTTCGCCCCTGCCCTGGCACGACGACCAGTCCAGCCCTCTGGCAGACCTGCTGGTGGCGCTGATCCATGCCTTCCGCATGCCCTTGTTTTTCATCCTCGCCGGGTTCTTCGTGGCAGCGTTGGTCCAACGGCACGGCCTGGCTGGCATGGTGCGCAACCGGCTGCGCCGCCTGGGCCTGCCCTTTGCGCTGTTCTGGCCGCCGCTGTTCGTGGCCTGCGCGTTGCTCGGGCTGATGTTCCTGCACCGCATGGCCTATGGCACCTGGGGCGTGGACCGTAGCCTGCTACCCCGGGGCCCCAATGTGCCCCAAGGCCCGGCCACCATGCACCTCTGGTTCTTGTGGATGCTGTTGTGGCTGGCGCTGCTGACGCCCTTGGCATGGATGGCAGTGCGCGCCTTGCCCGCAGGGATGCAGCAGGCCTTACAGCGCGGAGCCCTCTGGCTGGGAGGCACTCCAACCGGTCTGCTGGTGCTCACGCTGCCGCTGGCCTGGATTGGCGCGGGCTACGACCACGGCATCGTCACGCCCAGCGGGTCCTTCCTGCCGCCGCTGGCGGAATGGATCCACAACGGGCTGTTCTACGGCTTTGGCCTGTGCCTGTATGTGCACCGCAAGACGCTGATGGCGCGCTACGAGCGGCACTGGCCTACGCTGGCGGGCCTGGGGCTGGTGGGGTTTCTGCTCACCGCGCTGCTGTCAGAAGTGCTGGCCCAGCCCGAGGCGTCGGCCTTTGCACTGGTAATGGTTACCGGGGCGTTCACCGACCTGCTGGCCGCGCCGGTATCCGCCATGCGCCACCTGCAGTTCTGGATGGCGCTGGCCTACAACAGCGCGTCGTGGCTGTGGAGCTTTGCGCTGATCGGGCTGTTTCTGCGCCATGTCGGCCAGCCCCGCGCCTGGCTGGCCTATCTGGCCGACAGTTCGTACTGGGTGTACCTCGTGCACCTGCCACTCACGATCGGCCTGGGTGCGCTGCTGTACGGTCTGCCCGTTCCGGCCCTGGCCAAGATGCTGATCAACGTGCTGGCCACCACGGCCCTGTGCCTGGCCAGCTACCACCTGTTTGTGCGTTTTACCGCTGTGGGCCGCTTGCTCACGGGGCGAACGCACACCCGTCATTCTTTGGGAGACCTCGTTCATGCGACCTGA
- a CDS encoding MarR family winged helix-turn-helix transcriptional regulator, which yields MATPREPDAVDAILAQWKRERPDLDASPMGPIGRIKRCAVLLERRLDETFADFGLSRWEFDMLATLRRSGAPYCLAPTTLFSTLMVTSGTMTHRMAKLEAQGWIERLPNPADARSSLVQLTPQGLELIDRAVEAHVANEHRILSALKAPDLAALDARLTLLLAALESRRGQ from the coding sequence ATGGCCACCCCACGCGAACCCGACGCCGTCGATGCCATCCTGGCCCAGTGGAAGCGCGAGCGCCCCGACCTGGACGCCAGCCCCATGGGCCCCATCGGGCGCATCAAGCGCTGCGCCGTGCTGCTGGAGCGGCGGCTGGATGAAACCTTTGCCGACTTCGGCCTGAGCCGCTGGGAGTTCGACATGCTGGCCACGCTGCGCCGCAGTGGCGCGCCCTACTGCCTGGCACCGACCACGCTGTTCTCCACGCTCATGGTCACCTCCGGCACCATGACGCACCGCATGGCCAAGCTCGAAGCCCAGGGCTGGATCGAGCGCCTGCCCAACCCGGCCGACGCCCGCAGCTCGCTGGTGCAGCTCACGCCCCAGGGGCTGGAGCTGATCGACCGCGCCGTGGAGGCCCACGTGGCCAACGAACACCGCATCCTTTCGGCCCTCAAGGCGCCCGACCTGGCGGCGCTGGACGCACGCTTGACATTGCTGCTGGCCGCACTGGAGTCACGCAGAGGCCAGTGA
- a CDS encoding ATP-binding protein, translated as MSEPDLSFLDPAGRQSAAAEPTPRPPAPHPRAPGASAEGLVAELRAYQAELESQNKVLRYSQAVAESAYERFETLFASVPLALMVVDDHDMVVQANSMAHRSFQPTERDRPLTALMPFVCPQDAARVREAFAQAQDLGHSEVKEVVFTISEATRITGDLHIAHIDAPQTSGPPLSQFLCAVIDQGPLLAERQALQHSAETLQQRNEQIRASEKRLEAVINSALDAIICVDQHQRITVFNPTAAALFQCSASDALGSTLDRFLPDAAQALAFAQLTTQALLGEMTALTASGKELAVEVSVSFERHADGETTTVFARDLTGRKKAEAHRNELEAQLRESHKMQAVGTMAGGIAHDFNNILGAILGNVELAKADCAAGSPVLESLLEIDKAGRRARDLVRQILTFSRNEPPQRSAVSLAEVVHDTERLLRVTLPPAIELHMQLQAGLPPVLADATQVEQALLNLCTNAVHAIGTERGSIHVEAATVRPDQRLTERLGLAPIDYVALTVRDTGPGMDAATLERIFEPFFTTKPVGQGTGLGLAVVHGVMRTHEGGVDVQSAPGQGSRFTLYFPVATDTTSGAAAVVQASPVQQASPPTAMASASAPAESVGAAPGKKHHVMYVDDDQALVFLVQRLLRRRGYEVSGYTDPHEATVALRTAPQAYDLLVTDYNMPGFCGVDLVREARLIRPDLPVALASGYVTAEIEQAALAEGAQALIHKPNDVEELCATVQRLIVGHDPA; from the coding sequence ATGAGTGAACCCGACCTGTCTTTTCTGGACCCTGCAGGCCGCCAAAGCGCAGCCGCAGAGCCCACGCCGCGCCCACCCGCCCCCCATCCCCGCGCCCCCGGCGCCTCGGCAGAGGGCCTGGTGGCCGAGTTGCGTGCCTACCAGGCCGAGCTGGAAAGCCAGAACAAGGTGCTGCGCTACAGCCAGGCCGTGGCCGAGAGCGCCTACGAGCGCTTCGAAACCCTGTTTGCCAGCGTGCCGCTGGCCCTCATGGTGGTGGACGACCACGACATGGTGGTGCAGGCCAACTCCATGGCGCACCGCTCCTTTCAGCCCACGGAGCGCGACCGGCCACTGACCGCGCTGATGCCTTTTGTGTGCCCGCAAGACGCTGCCCGCGTGCGCGAGGCCTTTGCCCAGGCGCAGGACCTGGGGCACAGCGAGGTCAAGGAGGTGGTGTTCACCATCAGCGAGGCCACGCGCATCACCGGCGACCTGCACATTGCCCACATCGATGCACCGCAAACCAGCGGCCCGCCGCTGTCGCAGTTTTTGTGCGCCGTGATCGACCAGGGCCCGCTGCTGGCCGAGCGCCAGGCGCTGCAGCACAGCGCCGAGACCCTGCAGCAACGCAACGAGCAGATCCGCGCCAGCGAAAAGCGGCTGGAGGCCGTCATCAACTCCGCGCTGGACGCCATCATCTGCGTGGACCAGCACCAGCGCATCACCGTGTTCAACCCCACCGCCGCCGCGCTGTTCCAGTGCAGCGCCAGCGATGCGCTGGGCAGCACGCTCGACCGTTTTTTGCCCGATGCCGCCCAAGCCCTGGCGTTTGCCCAGCTCACCACCCAGGCCCTGCTGGGCGAGATGACGGCCCTGACCGCCAGCGGCAAGGAGCTGGCGGTGGAGGTGAGCGTGTCGTTCGAGCGCCATGCCGACGGGGAAACCACCACCGTGTTTGCCCGCGACCTGACCGGTCGCAAGAAGGCCGAGGCGCACCGCAACGAGCTGGAAGCCCAGCTGCGCGAGTCGCACAAGATGCAGGCCGTGGGCACCATGGCCGGGGGCATTGCGCACGACTTCAACAACATCCTGGGCGCCATCCTGGGCAATGTGGAGCTGGCCAAGGCCGACTGCGCCGCAGGCTCGCCCGTGCTGGAAAGTCTTCTGGAGATCGACAAGGCCGGCCGCCGCGCGCGCGACCTGGTGCGCCAGATCCTCACCTTCAGCCGCAACGAACCTCCGCAGCGTTCGGCCGTGTCGCTGGCCGAGGTGGTGCACGACACCGAGCGCCTGCTGCGCGTGACCCTGCCCCCCGCCATCGAACTGCACATGCAGCTGCAAGCGGGCCTGCCGCCTGTGCTGGCCGATGCCACGCAGGTCGAGCAGGCCCTGCTCAACCTGTGCACCAACGCCGTCCATGCCATTGGTACCGAGCGCGGCAGCATCCATGTGGAGGCCGCCACGGTGCGACCCGACCAGCGCCTGACCGAGCGCCTGGGCCTCGCGCCCATCGACTATGTGGCCCTGACGGTGCGCGACACCGGCCCCGGCATGGACGCCGCCACCCTGGAGCGCATCTTTGAGCCTTTCTTCACCACCAAGCCCGTGGGCCAGGGCACCGGCCTGGGCCTGGCGGTGGTGCACGGCGTGATGCGTACACACGAAGGCGGGGTGGACGTGCAAAGCGCGCCCGGCCAAGGTAGCCGGTTCACGCTGTACTTTCCGGTAGCAACCGATACCACGTCCGGTGCTGCTGCCGTTGTGCAGGCCAGCCCCGTGCAGCAGGCATCACCGCCAACGGCCATGGCCTCTGCATCAGCGCCAGCCGAATCGGTCGGCGCGGCGCCCGGCAAGAAGCACCATGTGATGTACGTGGACGACGACCAGGCCCTGGTCTTTTTGGTCCAGCGCCTGCTGCGCCGCCGGGGCTATGAGGTCAGCGGCTATACGGACCCGCACGAGGCCACGGTGGCGCTGCGGACCGCCCCACAAGCCTATGACCTGCTGGTCACCGACTACAACATGCCCGGCTTCTGCGGTGTGGACCTGGTGCGCGAGGCCCGCCTCATCCGCCCCGATCTGCCCGTGGCCCTGGCCTCGGGCTACGTCACGGCCGAGATCGAGCAGGCCGCGCTGGCCGAAGGCGCCCAGGCCCTGATCCACAAACCCAACGACGTGGAAGAACTCTGCGCCACCGTGCAACGGCTGATCGTGGGCCATGACCCTGCCTGA
- a CDS encoding EamA family transporter, whose protein sequence is MTSARSTASSSVWLDALTTALGPVIWGSTYIVTTELLPPDRPFTAALLRTLPAGLLLVLWCRRWPAWGDWVGWRRLLVLAALNIGVFQALLFVAAYRLPGGVAAVVGAVGPLVVMGLTWALDHRRPPALALAAGGFGVLGMAALLLSPGARWDMVGVAAALVGTLCMAAGTFWSRRWRSDLPVLAFTGWQLLAGGLMLAPVAWAVDPPLPALTLPNIAGYLYLSLAGALVAYALWFRGIARLPSVAVSSLGLLSPVTAVLLGWALLGQAMTGISLVGMLVVLASILAVQWAMSRAAPPGGR, encoded by the coding sequence ATGACCTCTGCACGATCCACAGCAAGCTCTTCGGTCTGGCTTGATGCGCTTACCACGGCGCTCGGGCCCGTCATTTGGGGCTCGACCTACATCGTCACCACCGAGCTGCTGCCGCCTGACCGGCCCTTTACCGCCGCGCTGCTGCGTACCTTGCCCGCAGGTTTGCTGCTGGTGCTGTGGTGCCGCCGCTGGCCGGCCTGGGGCGACTGGGTGGGGTGGCGGCGCCTGTTGGTGCTGGCGGCGCTGAACATTGGCGTGTTCCAGGCGCTGCTGTTTGTGGCGGCCTACCGGTTGCCCGGTGGCGTGGCTGCGGTGGTGGGCGCTGTGGGGCCGCTGGTAGTGATGGGCCTGACCTGGGCGCTGGACCACCGGCGCCCGCCCGCACTGGCGCTGGCTGCTGGGGGTTTTGGGGTGCTGGGCATGGCGGCGCTGCTGTTGTCGCCCGGTGCGCGCTGGGACATGGTGGGCGTGGCGGCTGCGCTGGTGGGCACGCTGTGCATGGCGGCGGGCACGTTCTGGTCGCGGCGCTGGCGGTCGGACCTGCCGGTGCTCGCTTTCACAGGTTGGCAGTTGCTGGCGGGCGGGCTCATGCTGGCGCCGGTGGCGTGGGCGGTGGACCCGCCTTTGCCTGCACTCACCCTCCCCAATATCGCGGGTTATCTGTACCTTAGCCTGGCGGGCGCGCTGGTGGCCTATGCGCTGTGGTTCCGTGGCATTGCACGGCTGCCTTCGGTGGCGGTGTCGTCACTGGGGCTGCTGAGCCCCGTCACGGCGGTGCTGCTGGGCTGGGCCCTGCTGGGGCAGGCCATGACGGGGATATCGCTGGTGGGCATGCTGGTGGTGCTGGCGAGCATCCTGGCCGTGCAGTGGGCCATGTCGCGCGCCGCACCACCGGGCGGGCGCTGA
- a CDS encoding NAD(P)H-dependent oxidoreductase has protein sequence MTIDTSAAQPLLNKLQWRYAAKKMNPAKVVPQDKVERILEAARLAPTSSGLQPFEIIVVTDPAVRAKIQPIAWNQAQITDGSHLLVFAAWDNYTADRINMMFDLTNDQRGFKNEGWENYRQMLLSSYPQRDAEVNFQHAARQAYIGMSAALIAAAFEEVDSTPMEGFDPNALDEILGLRARGLRSVAILPLGYRADEGDWLVNLKKVRRPREQFVTEV, from the coding sequence ATGACCATCGACACATCCGCCGCCCAACCCCTGCTGAACAAGCTGCAATGGCGCTACGCCGCCAAGAAGATGAACCCCGCCAAGGTGGTTCCACAGGACAAGGTGGAGCGCATTCTTGAAGCTGCCCGCCTGGCGCCCACGTCCAGCGGCCTGCAGCCGTTCGAGATCATTGTGGTGACCGACCCTGCCGTGCGCGCCAAGATCCAGCCCATCGCCTGGAACCAGGCCCAGATCACCGACGGCTCTCACCTGCTGGTGTTTGCGGCTTGGGACAACTACACGGCCGACCGCATCAACATGATGTTCGATTTGACCAATGACCAGCGTGGCTTCAAGAACGAAGGCTGGGAAAACTACCGCCAGATGCTGCTCAGCAGCTACCCCCAGCGCGACGCCGAAGTGAACTTCCAGCACGCCGCCCGCCAGGCCTACATCGGCATGAGCGCTGCTCTGATCGCTGCGGCGTTTGAAGAAGTGGACTCGACGCCTATGGAAGGCTTTGACCCCAACGCGCTGGATGAAATCCTGGGTCTGCGGGCACGCGGCCTCCGCAGCGTTGCCATCTTGCCGCTGGGCTACCGCGCCGACGAAGGCGACTGGCTGGTGAACCTGAAGAAGGTGCGCCGCCCCCGCGAGCAGTTCGTCACCGAAGTCTGA